From the genome of Oceanidesulfovibrio indonesiensis, one region includes:
- a CDS encoding GNAT family N-acetyltransferase, whose translation MNEQQFEIVRLDSEHLAAARGLFAQITADPTAEFFHPHPFSPVVAEDIANRMGADEYILLLVDGKPEGYGILRGWDEGYDIPSLGIYVTPAMRGTSAARFLMNSLHDLAASHGAEKIRLTVHPNNQAAFHLYSKFGYVFDRDENGQLIGFLDLNR comes from the coding sequence GGAGCACCTTGCGGCGGCGCGCGGCTTGTTTGCACAAATCACAGCGGATCCGACTGCCGAGTTTTTCCATCCGCATCCGTTTTCACCGGTTGTTGCGGAGGATATCGCGAACCGGATGGGTGCGGATGAATACATCCTTTTGCTTGTGGACGGAAAACCTGAAGGATATGGCATTCTTCGAGGGTGGGATGAGGGGTATGACATCCCGAGTCTGGGTATTTATGTCACGCCTGCCATGCGTGGGACATCTGCTGCTCGTTTCCTCATGAACTCTCTTCACGATCTGGCTGCCAGCCACGGGGCTGAGAAAATACGTCTCACGGTACATCCGAACAACCAGGCTGCTTTCCATTTATACAGCAAGTTTGGCTATGTCTTCGACCGTGATGAAAACGGACAACTCATCGGGTTCCTGGATTTGAACAGATAG